From Uloborus diversus isolate 005 chromosome 8, Udiv.v.3.1, whole genome shotgun sequence, a single genomic window includes:
- the LOC129228454 gene encoding SHC-transforming protein 1-like has protein sequence MPKVRIQWSSNAQPLLGEAGMPSEWSKNGSLINKPPRGWLHPDSQVADGGVKYSVRYIGCLEVNTSMKSLDFDLRSQVAKECINKVCETAGLKTIDKKRKVDKRVLRMLAEKPNMDYAGSNVNLIITSSYMMLSVMESGEV, from the exons ATGCCCAAAGTTCGTATCCAGTGGTCTTCAAATGCTCAACCTCTCCTGGGAGAAGCAGGGATGCCTAGCGAATGGTCGAAAAATGGGAGCCTAATAAATAAGCCTCCTAGAGGCTGGCTTCATCCGGATTCCCAGGTTGCCGATGGTGGAGTCAAGTACAGTGTCCGA TATATTGGGTGCTTGGAAGTGAATACATCTATGAAAAGTCTTGATTTTGATCTTAGATCTCAAGTTGCAAA GGAATGTATTAATAAAGTTTGTGAAACTGCAGGCTTGAAAACCATTgacaagaaaagaaaa gttgATAAGCGTGTGTTGCGAATGCTGGCAGAAAAGCCGAATATGGATTATGCTGGTTCAAATGTTAATCTAATAATTACCAGCTCATATATGATGCTTTCAGTTATGGAGTCTGGAGAGGTATAG